A genomic segment from Truepera sp. encodes:
- a CDS encoding N-6 DNA methylase yields the protein MARHHDFTTIRTEGALLPPDLLRRLRDTDKDLPGLTPDAYHLIGHTRLSEAISEAWNKLQGAWAAFQAARATIPPGNPGTATTRDRWLLPLFQVLDYGRLQTTTVRELGGKTYPISHAWSHVPIHLVGCNIDLDTRTAGVAGAARQSPHGLIQTYLNATDESLWGVVSNGLKLRLLRDNHTLTRQAYLEFDLEAMLAGEVYADFVLLYLTLHQSRLEADKPENTLLEQWTRAAQEQGTRALDRLRDGVHAALTTLGQGFLEHPANTNLRTDLTKGTLTPQHYYRQLLRVIYRFLVLFASEDRDLLHPPTASEDARRRYTYYSTRRLRDLADAIPGGRHPDQYQLLKRTWHWLGSDGASDLAIPALGGFLFSPGATPHLDTAELTNRSLLTAIRHLAYTQVNHARYPIDYKNLGAEELGSVYESLLELQPRLDPDPSHFTLETLTGNERKTTGSYYTPTSLITLLLDSALDPVLDEAMRKDDAEKAILELKVVDPASGSGHFLIAAAHRIAKRLAQVRTGDDEPTPQATRAALRDTITHCLYGVDLNDMAAELCKVALWLEALDPGKPLTFLDHHIKTGNSLIGAPHTKTIPQLLQDGIPDNAYIALLGDDKQTTNAAKRRNREERGGQSSLFANQDADPGAAVARSLRKLEATPDDDIEATRAKEVAYHQLEEQQGFTRAHAIADAWTAAFFWPKRPDQPTPITTNDLHDLANDHTLTSDRQAVIGDLRDRHRYFHWGIEFADVFHREHPGFDVVLGNPPWEHTELKEQEWFASRDQDITNAPTGAARKAAIDRLEHENPSLHRAFLEAKRRHDGIAHFIAKSGRYPLCGRGRINTYAAFAELDRDLTRATGRAGFIVPSGIATDHTTQHYFRAITENHNLVSLYDFENRRKVFPAVDSRVKFALVTLSGSARPIQEAWYVFFAHEPTDVLDADKRFTLTADDIKLLNPNTRTAPTFRTRRDAEITKRIYQRFPVLINEETGENPWDITFKQGLFNMTSDSGLFRTRDQLEAQGYELDGNIFRQGNGTYLPLYEAKMIHHFDHRFATYERDGRIRDTTLEEHQDPSFAPMPRYWVEDVEVEERLVKRDRDGNVIWRWEQPWLLGFRDIARSTDERTAIFSLIPRVAV from the coding sequence ATGGCCCGCCACCACGACTTCACCACCATCCGCACCGAAGGCGCGCTCCTTCCCCCCGACCTCCTCAGACGCCTCCGCGACACCGACAAAGACCTCCCCGGCCTCACTCCCGACGCCTACCACCTCATCGGGCACACCCGGCTCAGCGAAGCCATCAGCGAAGCCTGGAACAAACTCCAAGGCGCCTGGGCCGCCTTCCAAGCGGCCCGCGCCACGATTCCCCCGGGCAACCCCGGCACCGCCACCACTCGTGACCGCTGGCTCCTCCCACTCTTCCAAGTCCTCGACTACGGTCGCCTCCAAACCACCACCGTTCGCGAGTTGGGCGGCAAGACCTACCCCATTAGCCACGCTTGGTCGCACGTCCCCATCCACCTCGTCGGCTGCAATATCGACCTCGACACCCGCACCGCCGGCGTTGCAGGCGCCGCCAGGCAAAGCCCCCACGGCCTCATCCAGACCTACCTCAACGCCACCGACGAAAGCCTCTGGGGTGTAGTCAGCAACGGCCTCAAACTCCGCCTATTACGCGACAACCACACCCTCACCCGCCAGGCGTACCTCGAGTTCGACCTCGAAGCCATGTTGGCCGGCGAGGTCTACGCCGACTTCGTCCTGCTCTACCTCACCCTCCACCAAAGCCGCCTCGAAGCCGACAAACCCGAGAACACCCTCCTCGAACAATGGACCCGGGCCGCTCAAGAACAAGGCACCCGCGCCCTCGACCGCCTGCGCGACGGCGTTCACGCAGCCCTCACCACCCTCGGGCAAGGCTTCCTCGAACACCCCGCGAACACCAACCTCCGCACCGACCTCACCAAGGGCACGCTCACCCCCCAGCACTACTACCGGCAACTCCTCCGCGTCATCTACCGCTTCCTCGTGCTCTTCGCCAGCGAAGACCGCGATCTCCTCCACCCACCAACCGCCAGCGAAGACGCCAGACGCCGCTACACCTACTACTCCACCCGCCGCCTCCGCGACCTCGCCGACGCCATCCCCGGCGGACGCCACCCCGACCAGTACCAGCTCCTCAAACGCACCTGGCACTGGCTCGGCAGCGACGGTGCCTCCGACCTCGCCATCCCTGCCCTCGGTGGCTTCCTCTTCAGCCCCGGTGCCACCCCCCACCTCGACACCGCCGAGCTCACCAACCGCAGCCTCCTCACCGCCATCCGCCACCTCGCATACACCCAGGTCAACCACGCCCGTTACCCCATCGATTACAAGAACCTCGGCGCGGAAGAACTCGGCAGCGTCTACGAAAGCCTCCTCGAACTCCAGCCCCGCCTCGACCCCGACCCCAGCCACTTCACCCTCGAAACGCTCACCGGCAACGAACGCAAGACCACCGGCAGTTACTACACCCCCACCAGCCTCATCACCCTGCTCCTCGACAGCGCCCTCGACCCCGTCCTCGACGAAGCCATGCGCAAGGACGACGCCGAGAAGGCCATCCTCGAACTCAAGGTCGTCGACCCCGCCAGCGGCAGCGGTCACTTCCTCATCGCCGCAGCCCACCGCATCGCCAAACGCCTCGCCCAAGTCCGCACCGGCGACGACGAGCCCACCCCGCAAGCCACCCGAGCCGCCCTTCGCGACACCATCACCCACTGTCTCTACGGCGTGGACCTCAACGACATGGCCGCCGAGCTCTGCAAAGTCGCGCTCTGGCTCGAAGCCCTCGACCCCGGCAAACCCCTTACCTTCCTCGATCACCACATAAAGACCGGCAACAGCCTCATCGGGGCACCCCACACCAAGACAATCCCCCAACTCCTCCAAGACGGCATCCCCGACAACGCCTACATCGCCCTCCTCGGCGACGACAAGCAAACCACCAACGCAGCCAAGCGTCGCAACCGGGAAGAACGCGGCGGACAAAGCAGCCTCTTCGCCAACCAAGACGCCGACCCCGGCGCCGCAGTTGCGCGCTCCCTCCGGAAACTCGAGGCCACGCCCGACGACGACATCGAAGCCACGCGCGCCAAAGAAGTCGCCTACCACCAGCTCGAGGAACAACAAGGCTTCACCCGCGCGCACGCCATCGCCGACGCCTGGACCGCCGCGTTCTTCTGGCCCAAACGCCCGGACCAACCCACCCCCATCACCACCAACGACCTCCACGACCTCGCCAACGACCACACCCTCACCAGCGACCGGCAAGCCGTCATCGGCGATCTACGCGACCGACACCGCTACTTCCACTGGGGCATCGAGTTCGCCGACGTCTTCCACCGCGAACACCCGGGCTTCGATGTCGTCCTCGGTAACCCGCCCTGGGAGCACACCGAACTCAAAGAGCAGGAGTGGTTCGCCAGCCGAGACCAAGACATCACAAACGCACCTACCGGTGCCGCCCGCAAAGCAGCCATCGACCGCCTCGAACACGAGAATCCGAGTCTCCACCGCGCATTCTTGGAGGCTAAGCGCCGGCATGATGGAATCGCGCACTTCATAGCGAAATCGGGTCGCTACCCGCTCTGCGGGCGGGGTCGCATCAACACGTACGCCGCTTTCGCCGAACTCGACCGCGACCTCACCCGCGCCACCGGACGCGCCGGCTTCATCGTCCCCAGCGGCATCGCCACCGACCACACCACCCAGCACTACTTCCGCGCCATCACCGAGAACCACAACCTCGTGAGCCTCTACGACTTCGAGAACCGCCGCAAGGTCTTCCCAGCCGTGGACAGCCGGGTGAAGTTCGCCCTCGTCACCCTCAGCGGCTCCGCGCGACCCATCCAAGAAGCCTGGTACGTCTTCTTCGCCCACGAACCCACCGACGTGCTCGACGCCGACAAGCGCTTCACCCTCACCGCAGACGACATCAAACTCCTCAACCCCAACACGCGCACCGCACCCACCTTCCGCACCCGCCGCGACGCCGAGATAACCAAACGCATCTACCAACGCTTCCCCGTCCTCATCAACGAAGAAACCGGCGAGAATCCCTGGGACATCACCTTCAAGCAAGGGCTGTTCAACATGACCAGCGACTCCGGACTCTTCCGCACCCGCGACCAGCTCGAAGCGCAAGGGTATGAGCTCGACGGCAACATCTTTCGGCAAGGTAATGGGACTTACCTGCCTCTTTACGAAGCGAAGATGATTCACCATTTCGACCACCGCTTCGCTACGTACGAGCGCGACGGCAGAATCCGCGACACGACACTCGAGGAGCACCAAGATCCGAGCTTCGCGCCGATGCCGAGGTACTGGGTGGAGGACGTGGAGGTCGAGGAGCGGCTCGTGAAGCGGGACCGGGATGGGAACGTGATCTGGCGGTGGGAGCAGCCTTGGTTGTTGGGGTTCCGCGACATCGCCCGCAGCACGGACGAGCGTACGGCCATCTTCTCGCTTATCCCGCGAGTGGCCGT
- a CDS encoding helicase-related protein: protein MTFETGSLVRTRGREWVVQPDSTDDFLVLRALGGRAEETTAVYLPLERDDVTSATFALPTGDDLGDARSAGMLRDAAMLTARATTGPFRSLGRIAVEPRPYQLVPLLMALKLDPVRLLIADDVGIGKTIEAALVARELLDRGEITRISVLCPPHLAEQWRDELAERFHIAAELVLPSTVRKLERGLRLGESVFDRHPFTIVSLDYIKSERHRDEFLRGAPELVIVDEAHTCADPGTVGRSSQHQRHRLLRDLARDPTRNLLLVTATPHSGNEHAFRSLLSLLEPAFAQLPEDLSGQHNQQARRALARHFVQRKRGDIRSYMDAATPFPERDDADVPYTLSPEYKGLFEKVLAYARETLDTGDGSHRQRVRWWSMLALLRALASSPAAAASTLRNRAVVSETESAAEADELGRRTVLDQVDDETNEGIDVTPGSQETDDDASNHRKRLLAYAREADALGGEHDNKLSTVIKLVKDLVKDGYAPIVFCRFIPTAEYVADALRGAMNGVDVAAVTGRLVPEEREARILDLAKSEKRVLVATDCLSEGVNLQAAFDAVIHYDLSWNPTRHEQREGRVDRYGQPQPKVLMRTMYGTDNQIDGIVLDVLIRKHKTIRTSLGISVPVPAQSDELIEAIFEGLLLRGLDRGHAQQAALFDDLDEYIKPKAADLGRKWDAAADRERRSRTVFAQESLKPDEVMRELTAAQTALGGKHLLERFLTTAVRAHKGIATPTRHGALDLDLSSAPTALKDAIHAEHTRMRARLGPPTRPGETLLTRTHPFTEALATYVLDAALDEHLESTAKRAGVMRTHAVEVRTTLLLARFRYHLTTTHAGRTWQTLAEDIALLAYQGATESATWLEEDATAALLAATPGGNIDPGQARDYHQRFLDGANAINPHLNDTAEAHAQALLEAHRRVREAARAKGLRYQVEPLLPVDILGVYTYLPA, encoded by the coding sequence GTGACGTTCGAAACCGGTAGCCTCGTCCGTACCCGTGGCCGCGAGTGGGTGGTGCAACCCGACAGCACCGACGACTTCCTCGTCCTGCGCGCGCTCGGCGGGCGGGCAGAGGAAACCACCGCCGTCTACCTCCCCCTCGAACGCGACGACGTCACAAGCGCCACCTTCGCCCTTCCAACTGGCGACGACCTGGGTGACGCTCGCAGCGCCGGCATGCTACGCGACGCTGCCATGCTCACCGCACGCGCCACCACCGGGCCGTTCCGCAGCCTCGGGCGCATCGCAGTGGAACCGCGCCCCTACCAACTCGTGCCGCTCCTCATGGCGCTCAAGCTCGACCCCGTACGACTCCTCATCGCGGACGACGTCGGCATCGGCAAGACGATCGAAGCGGCACTCGTCGCTCGCGAGCTGCTCGACCGGGGCGAGATCACGCGCATCAGCGTCCTTTGCCCACCCCACCTGGCCGAGCAGTGGCGTGACGAGCTCGCCGAGCGCTTCCACATTGCCGCCGAGCTGGTGCTGCCCAGCACCGTGCGCAAGCTCGAACGCGGTCTGCGCCTCGGCGAGAGCGTCTTCGACCGGCACCCCTTCACCATCGTCAGCCTCGACTACATCAAGTCTGAGCGGCACCGCGACGAGTTCCTGCGCGGCGCGCCCGAACTCGTCATCGTCGACGAGGCGCACACCTGCGCCGACCCCGGCACCGTCGGGCGCAGCAGCCAACACCAACGCCACCGGCTGCTGCGCGACCTCGCGCGCGACCCCACGCGCAACCTCCTGCTCGTCACAGCGACCCCCCACAGCGGCAACGAGCACGCCTTCCGAAGCCTCCTGAGCCTCCTCGAGCCAGCCTTCGCGCAACTCCCGGAGGACCTCAGCGGTCAGCACAACCAGCAGGCGCGGCGCGCCCTCGCACGACACTTCGTGCAACGCAAACGCGGCGACATCCGCAGCTACATGGACGCCGCCACGCCCTTCCCTGAACGCGACGACGCTGACGTGCCCTACACGCTCAGCCCCGAGTACAAGGGCCTCTTCGAGAAGGTTCTGGCATATGCCCGCGAGACACTCGACACCGGCGACGGCAGCCACCGGCAACGCGTGCGTTGGTGGAGCATGCTCGCGCTGCTGCGCGCCCTCGCCAGCAGTCCCGCCGCCGCCGCCAGCACTCTACGCAACCGCGCCGTCGTCAGCGAGACCGAGTCCGCCGCGGAGGCCGATGAGCTCGGGCGGCGCACCGTCCTCGACCAAGTAGACGACGAGACCAACGAAGGCATCGACGTCACCCCCGGCAGCCAAGAGACCGACGACGACGCCAGCAACCACCGCAAGCGCCTCCTCGCCTACGCCCGCGAAGCCGACGCGCTTGGCGGCGAGCACGACAACAAGCTCTCCACCGTCATCAAGCTCGTGAAGGATCTGGTCAAGGACGGGTACGCGCCCATCGTCTTCTGCCGCTTCATCCCCACCGCCGAGTACGTCGCCGACGCGCTCCGCGGCGCCATGAACGGCGTGGACGTCGCCGCCGTCACCGGCAGGCTGGTGCCCGAGGAACGTGAAGCGCGGATCCTCGACCTCGCCAAATCCGAAAAACGCGTGCTCGTCGCGACGGATTGCCTCAGCGAAGGCGTGAACCTGCAGGCCGCCTTCGACGCCGTCATCCACTACGACCTCAGCTGGAACCCCACGAGGCACGAGCAGCGCGAAGGCCGCGTCGATCGCTACGGCCAACCTCAACCCAAGGTCCTGATGCGCACGATGTACGGCACCGACAACCAGATCGACGGCATCGTGCTCGACGTGCTCATCCGCAAGCACAAGACCATCCGCACCAGCCTCGGCATCAGCGTCCCAGTGCCCGCCCAAAGCGACGAACTCATCGAAGCCATCTTCGAAGGACTGCTCCTGCGCGGCCTCGACCGCGGCCACGCCCAGCAAGCCGCGCTCTTCGACGACCTCGACGAGTACATCAAACCCAAGGCGGCCGACCTTGGCCGTAAGTGGGACGCCGCCGCCGACCGCGAACGACGCTCCCGCACCGTCTTCGCGCAGGAAAGCCTCAAACCGGACGAGGTCATGCGCGAACTCACGGCCGCCCAAACCGCCCTCGGCGGCAAGCACCTGCTCGAGCGCTTCCTCACCACCGCCGTCCGCGCCCACAAGGGCATAGCCACCCCTACTCGCCACGGCGCATTGGACCTCGACCTCAGCAGCGCCCCCACCGCTCTCAAGGACGCCATCCACGCCGAGCACACGCGCATGCGCGCACGCCTCGGACCACCAACCAGACCCGGCGAGACGCTTCTCACCCGCACCCATCCGTTCACCGAGGCGCTAGCCACGTACGTGCTCGACGCCGCCCTCGACGAACACCTTGAGAGCACCGCCAAACGGGCCGGCGTCATGCGCACCCACGCCGTCGAAGTCCGTACGACTCTCCTGCTCGCCCGGTTCCGCTACCACCTCACCACCACCCACGCCGGCCGCACCTGGCAGACTCTCGCCGAGGACATCGCCCTCCTCGCCTACCAAGGCGCCACCGAGAGCGCTACCTGGCTCGAAGAGGACGCCACCGCCGCGCTCCTCGCCGCCACCCCGGGCGGCAACATCGACCCCGGCCAGGCCCGCGACTACCACCAACGCTTCCTCGACGGCGCCAACGCCATCAACCCCCACCTCAACGACACCGCCGAGGCGCACGCGCAGGCGCTGCTGGAGGCGCACCGCCGCGTGCGCGAAGCGGCGCGCGCAAAAGGCCTGCGGTACCAGGTCGAACCGCTCCTTCCCGTCGATATCCTCGGCGTGTACACCTACCTTCCCGCCTAG